From Daucus carota subsp. sativus chromosome 6, DH1 v3.0, whole genome shotgun sequence:
attatttttgaatcttaATATAAGTAgtgtatatatatcattacACTCAATCGTTTCAAGGATAGTGTCTCAATAATTGGATTAAAAAATGTGTCAATTGGTGTTCGAAAGTAGTatactaatgttgtgtttggttggggtgaatgaaaatggggggaatggaatgagatttgaactataatttagttgaatgtataataatttcattccttccaccaTTCCATTCCTATCATCCTCAACTAGAGCTCAAACCCTCCATCTTgtgaaggaatgctccattccttaTCATACCTATTTTCTACTCAATtcttatcatacaaaatttgccCTCACTCATTTTGTTCAAAGTCCTCCATCCTAcactctattattttcttttatttataatcatttcatttcattccattccattccatccaccccaaccaaacacaacataagttgCATCAAAGATGGATTGATTTAGTACGTGGGAAGATAGTAAGAAACTTGCACAAATTAAGGCATAGACTAAGAAAATATGTATTCCAATTTATGATATGTCGTCGAAAAATGAACTTACTTCTAAAACTTTTCAGCTTTGTACTTGTCGCAGTGACTATTTTTGGTCGCTGGACTCGCTGCTCATCTCTTTATAAGCGACATCGTTTTTGGTCGCAAGTTCATCCCAAATACTTACTTTATGCGAGTGCTTGCATCAAATTTAAAGGAAAAGTGCCAAAGCTTAGACATTAGTGATCAAGTGGCACATAACTTTGCTCAAAAAAAAGTGGCACAtaactaatacatatataaagtaTTAATATCAATCTCAAATCTTAATATACCAtagatatatgatttattttattttatttaatatctcTTGTTCACTAAGATCGTCTATATTAAttccatttatatattttattagccGGAACTGAAAATTGATTGTCCAGATTTCTTTCTCCAAATAGTAAGTCTGGATGGGTTGGTCTGGTATACTAAATTCTTTTAAGGACTCGTGATCGTTGCTAGCAAGTAGCAAGCACCAACTCTGTATATATCTAGGATGGGTGCCGGAAGTGACAGTATTCAAAATTTTGCATTCAACgaaaaattttaacttttaattataaaCTTAGTATTCATGATTTCAGATCCAAAACTGTAACTAAGCTCTAATCACTAACCAGGAAATGAAGAGAATGGGAAAAGAgggtgaacaaaaaaaatttcgaTACTTCTCCtttgtttagttaattaactATATATGatagatatttttaaattatttttttgcctTATTCTCCGCCCCTGAATCCCCATCCCGAACTTATCCTTTTCACAGGACGGAAGGATTGCAATTACTTCGTTCTAATCAGTTTGTAAAATTGTAGTTTGTATAGAGAAGCATTTGCATGTAAATTTGTCCGCTTCCAACCACGGACGTATTCATAAAATTTCCATCAAATACAGCGAAAAAGTTGAACAGAATGGATGCTTATCCGCAAATGAAAGAGCAAGAGAGAAGCTTCTTCTCTGCTCGGAAGCTGTGGACTCATCTGCATGTAATTTCTACGTGTAACAAGATCAACACTTCCTTCTCCAACATGCTTCTCCACGTACGTGTTTGCAGTGCAAGTGAATTCCCGGAATTAACCTTCGGCTTCATGATAAATAGCCAGCAGCTGAACCACTTCTGCACATCCATCAAGCAATTAACCAACAATTCTAATCAAACAAGAACCTAGCTAGCTGCAAAAACAATGGCAAGCCTCAAACTCTTCGGTGCTCTTTTCATTGCTCTCTTTGCTGTGGCCGCAGCAACCACCTACACAACGACCGTCACcacaatcaccaccaccaccgaAGACGAAGGATCCTCCTCGCAACAAGGCAGCAGGCAGCAATGTCGTGAAGAGATCCAGAGCAAGGACTTCAACATGTGTGAGAAATTCCTTATGCAAGGTCAACAACAAGGAGGAGGAAGTCTGAGAATGATTGTCCAGAGCGACCAGGTGAAAGAAGGACAACAAGATATGCAGACACAATGCTGTGAACAGCTGAGACAAGTTAAGCCCATGTGCCGATGCGCGGCGATTCAGGATGTTGTGAAGCAGCAGATGGAGGGTGGACAGAGCATGCAGAGCCAGAAAATGAAACAGATGCTGCAGAAGGCCCAGAATCTCCCAAGTCAATGCAACTTTGACCAGCCACAGGAATGCCGATTTGGACAGTCCTATTGGATTGCATAAACATGTACGAGTCTGGATTAATAAAGTTTGATTTAGTTAGGCAGCTAGCTAGCAACCAGTGGCTAGCGTGAGTGAGTCtaccttttttatataataaagcaCACAATCGTGTGGTATCTCGTGCAATATCAAA
This genomic window contains:
- the LOC108227018 gene encoding 2S sulfur-rich seed storage protein 2, encoding MASLKLFGALFIALFAVAAATTYTTTVTTITTTTEDEGSSSQQGSRQQCREEIQSKDFNMCEKFLMQGQQQGGGSLRMIVQSDQVKEGQQDMQTQCCEQLRQVKPMCRCAAIQDVVKQQMEGGQSMQSQKMKQMLQKAQNLPSQCNFDQPQECRFGQSYWIA